The following proteins come from a genomic window of Deltaproteobacteria bacterium:
- a CDS encoding HAMP domain-containing sensor histidine kinase: MTRRALVAGLGLALLAAGLAPDPRAWWRDAPVARAGAWLDPALRTPFASVLLRAGGEPRLLAPGERVLGVHLPGDPGLLVPRSRPELLAALAAGSPGAPATLRVAGAAGEREVPTRLHRLGARRALAAQWPAALAGALLLLFAGVCAIGGRHPVATPLVAVAGCLGAGILGALDLALPADGGPLGIPGLRGRLAALAWSLLPAALLHLAARFPVTMPRFRRPALAALPWGIWAAPAALVQLRFADAGLGQSVERLALTSSFLAGGILVAGCVRPGRRLTPVERARARAATAGLVLAGAGPLATFASGHAVGSGTATVLSLAALALPVALGWSVARYRLLDPPAWLPRTLLGGASALGALGLAAAALHATSAEPAVPVLVLGAILLAQLVQLALAALVRRLAGTRPAPEALVARAGRELAAAQGAASVVARLAAIVRDGLGASRVAVGAAPVAGGAPPGDLLLRRGIGLCEGVPARAGVALVRAPRAEDPDPLAPELALRIDARGCPPVVLAVAPRADGLPYAPEETAALADAGRLAGLALGDALDAARLEEVVAERTAALRCALDDRTALLTASERIQCASDTAAVDAAVEGFLAARGGAGSARVAAVLCRPPAVRRSWETEATDDERAADLQPQVDALCALADVALERLHLLDRLKREVERQAQELAAVTADRRHGEFVRCAAHELRKPGEEIRHLVAALALELPAPARPSLARIDAAACQLGRRLDALLARRHRPDARRVDLARLVDEAVQRVGLLCERAITVSHEQARLPLLGDAVRLVSLVENLLDNALRAAGAQGRVAVRSGAREPGLVWLEVEDDGAGIAPELGDEIFEPGVGAFPGGCGLGLALCRETVALHAGELQVESQPGRTVFRALLPRLPGAAS; this comes from the coding sequence TTGACGCGGCGGGCGCTCGTCGCGGGGCTCGGGCTCGCCCTGCTCGCCGCCGGGCTCGCGCCGGACCCGCGCGCCTGGTGGCGCGACGCGCCGGTGGCGCGCGCCGGCGCGTGGCTCGACCCGGCGCTGCGCACGCCCTTCGCGAGCGTCCTGCTGCGCGCGGGCGGCGAGCCGCGCCTGCTCGCACCGGGCGAGCGCGTGCTGGGCGTCCACCTGCCGGGGGATCCCGGCCTGCTCGTGCCGCGCAGCCGTCCGGAGCTGCTCGCCGCGCTCGCGGCGGGCTCGCCCGGCGCGCCGGCGACCCTGCGCGTGGCCGGCGCCGCGGGCGAGCGCGAGGTGCCGACCCGGCTCCACCGGCTCGGCGCCCGCCGCGCGCTCGCCGCGCAGTGGCCCGCGGCGCTCGCCGGCGCGCTCCTCCTGCTCTTCGCCGGCGTGTGCGCGATCGGGGGGCGACACCCGGTGGCGACACCGCTCGTCGCGGTGGCGGGCTGCCTGGGCGCCGGGATCCTCGGCGCGCTCGATCTCGCCCTGCCCGCCGACGGGGGCCCGCTCGGCATCCCGGGCCTGAGAGGGCGGCTGGCCGCCCTCGCCTGGAGCCTGCTCCCGGCCGCGCTGCTGCACCTCGCGGCGCGCTTCCCGGTGACGATGCCGCGCTTCCGGAGGCCGGCGCTCGCGGCGCTGCCGTGGGGGATCTGGGCGGCTCCCGCGGCGCTCGTGCAGCTGCGCTTCGCGGACGCGGGGCTCGGCCAGAGCGTCGAGCGCCTCGCTCTCACCTCGAGCTTCCTGGCGGGCGGCATCCTGGTGGCGGGATGCGTCCGGCCCGGCCGGCGCCTCACCCCGGTCGAGCGCGCCCGCGCGCGCGCCGCGACGGCGGGCCTGGTGCTGGCGGGAGCGGGGCCGCTCGCGACCTTCGCCTCGGGGCACGCGGTAGGCTCCGGCACGGCGACGGTGCTCTCGCTCGCGGCGCTCGCCCTGCCCGTGGCGCTCGGCTGGTCGGTGGCCCGCTATCGGCTCCTCGATCCGCCCGCCTGGCTGCCGCGGACCCTGCTCGGCGGCGCGAGCGCGCTCGGTGCGCTCGGGCTGGCAGCCGCGGCGCTGCACGCAACCTCGGCCGAACCCGCGGTTCCCGTGCTCGTGCTCGGCGCGATCCTGCTGGCGCAGCTCGTGCAGCTCGCACTCGCAGCCCTCGTACGCCGGCTCGCGGGCACGCGGCCCGCACCGGAGGCGCTCGTCGCCCGCGCCGGGCGCGAGCTCGCGGCGGCCCAGGGCGCCGCGAGCGTGGTGGCCCGGCTGGCAGCGATCGTCCGCGACGGGCTCGGCGCGAGCCGCGTCGCGGTGGGTGCGGCCCCGGTCGCGGGCGGTGCGCCACCCGGGGATCTGCTGCTCCGCCGCGGCATCGGGCTGTGCGAAGGCGTGCCGGCCCGCGCCGGGGTCGCCCTCGTCCGCGCCCCGCGCGCGGAGGATCCGGATCCCCTGGCCCCCGAGCTCGCGCTGCGGATCGACGCGCGAGGCTGCCCCCCGGTGGTGCTCGCCGTGGCGCCCCGCGCCGACGGGCTTCCCTACGCGCCCGAGGAGACCGCGGCGCTCGCCGACGCCGGTCGCCTGGCGGGGCTCGCGCTCGGCGACGCGCTCGATGCGGCGCGGCTCGAGGAGGTGGTGGCGGAGCGCACCGCCGCGCTGCGCTGCGCGCTCGACGACCGCACCGCGCTGCTCACGGCCTCCGAGCGCATCCAGTGCGCATCCGACACCGCGGCGGTCGACGCCGCGGTCGAGGGCTTCCTGGCCGCGCGAGGCGGCGCGGGATCCGCACGGGTGGCAGCGGTCCTGTGTCGGCCGCCTGCGGTACGCCGGAGCTGGGAGACGGAAGCCACGGACGACGAGCGCGCGGCCGACCTCCAGCCGCAGGTCGACGCGCTCTGCGCGCTCGCCGACGTCGCGCTCGAGCGGCTCCACCTCCTCGACCGGCTCAAGCGCGAGGTCGAGCGCCAGGCCCAGGAGCTGGCCGCCGTCACCGCCGACCGCCGGCACGGCGAGTTCGTGCGGTGTGCCGCCCACGAGCTGCGCAAGCCCGGCGAGGAGATCCGCCACCTCGTCGCGGCGCTGGCCCTCGAGCTGCCCGCACCGGCGCGCCCTTCGCTGGCCCGCATCGACGCCGCCGCGTGCCAGCTCGGCCGCCGCCTCGACGCACTGCTCGCGCGCCGCCACCGCCCCGACGCGCGCCGCGTCGACCTGGCACGCCTCGTCGACGAGGCGGTGCAGCGCGTGGGCCTGCTTTGCGAGCGAGCCATCACGGTGTCGCACGAGCAGGCGCGCCTGCCCCTGCTCGGGGACGCCGTGCGGCTCGTCTCGCTCGTCGAGAACCTGCTCGACAACGCCCTGCGCGCCGCGGGCGCGCAGGGGCGGGTCGCCGTGCGCTCGGGCGCCCGCGAACCGGGCCTGGTGTGGCTGGAGGTCGAGGACGACGGCGCCGGCATCGCACCGGAGCTCGGCGACGAGATCTTCGAGCCCGGCGTCGGCGCCTTCCCGGGCGGCTGCGGGCTCGGCCTCGCGCTCTGCCGCGAGACCGTCGCGCTCCACGCGGGGGAGCTCCAGGTGGAGTCGCAGCCCGGCCGGACGGTGTTCCGCGCGCTGCTGCCGCGGCTGCCGGGAGCCGCCTCGTGA
- a CDS encoding MMPL family transporter, which translates to MLRAPGEALAGRLAAASTRHPGWVAGICALLAAGALAASGGGRSEVGYAAYFGPESPELRGLEAFLDEFETGSALLIVFGCRESPRCERVDEPWALDFLARLHEAAEALPNARRVSSAWTVPVVLGPLDARPLAAPGGGRFVLAPDWRARFAAGLAQPSFAGVVVAPDARAAGVVVELTSIESEALRATVRGALALLPRFERELGAELHLAGDPVWTVVSADSLDRDSALLTALMFVAMAGLLWLLFRDPWLTALPLLAVAVVSVLVEGAAQAAGLPRTSLLAALPPLLVAIAIAGSIHLLAAVARAPGAAPGQVLVSAARDVGEGCFWSAFTTAAGFASFLTSDLASFRHFGALAGAGVLLAFVVTFTLLPALLCLRLRRGPLRVRHHRSPLAREVLAALCETVTRHPRFVVVASLVAFGVLGSGMVRLRYASDFGFGEDSYVVRSLRAIEANFRKPMTTDVVVTLPPGAHVWEPPALALLARIEAIFAAEPSTGAAWSFLDLLEEAHRLDRGAPPASFAALVEAAPRQMALVAASERMRWLWNENGRGGRERAHVSVDRAWLDDAAQGPYVARVGRALEALAREPAAAGAEIELTGGLLLADRFVGQLRDTQRTSFASAFLVVAATLLVLLRSPPRLVGWAIAVNVVPVLALLGLMGWAGIGVDPANTMVGAILLGLGVDDTIHVSLRVRDARRRGRSMAEAVSEVFDTVGEAVLATSLCLAVGFSVLLCSQWGGLVSFGLVASLGVALLLAGDVLLLPAALLGGAARGWRP; encoded by the coding sequence GTGCTGCGCGCACCTGGGGAAGCCCTGGCCGGCCGGCTCGCGGCCGCGAGCACGCGCCACCCCGGCTGGGTGGCCGGGATCTGCGCCTTGCTGGCGGCCGGTGCCCTGGCGGCGTCCGGCGGCGGGCGCAGCGAGGTCGGCTACGCCGCCTACTTCGGGCCCGAGAGCCCCGAGCTGCGCGGACTCGAGGCCTTCCTCGACGAGTTCGAGACCGGCTCCGCGCTGCTGATCGTCTTCGGGTGTCGCGAGAGCCCGCGCTGCGAGCGGGTCGACGAGCCATGGGCGCTCGACTTCCTGGCGCGCCTCCACGAGGCGGCCGAGGCGCTTCCCAACGCCCGCCGCGTGTCGAGCGCCTGGACGGTCCCGGTGGTGCTCGGCCCGCTCGACGCGCGACCGCTCGCCGCACCCGGCGGCGGCCGCTTCGTCCTCGCACCGGACTGGCGCGCCCGCTTCGCAGCCGGCCTCGCCCAGCCCTCCTTCGCCGGCGTCGTGGTCGCCCCCGACGCGCGGGCCGCCGGCGTCGTCGTGGAGCTGACCTCGATCGAGAGCGAGGCGCTGCGCGCGACGGTCCGTGGTGCGCTCGCGCTCCTGCCGCGCTTCGAGCGCGAGCTCGGCGCCGAGCTCCATCTGGCCGGCGACCCGGTCTGGACGGTGGTCTCGGCGGACAGCCTGGACCGCGACTCGGCGCTCCTCACCGCGCTCATGTTCGTGGCGATGGCGGGCCTGCTCTGGCTGCTCTTCCGGGACCCCTGGCTGACGGCGCTGCCGCTGCTGGCCGTGGCGGTCGTCAGCGTCCTCGTCGAGGGAGCCGCGCAGGCCGCCGGCCTGCCGCGCACCTCGCTCCTGGCGGCGCTGCCGCCGCTGCTCGTCGCGATCGCGATCGCGGGCTCGATCCACCTGCTCGCGGCGGTGGCGCGCGCGCCCGGCGCCGCCCCGGGACAGGTCCTGGTGTCGGCGGCGCGCGACGTCGGCGAGGGCTGCTTCTGGTCGGCGTTCACCACCGCCGCGGGCTTCGCGTCCTTCCTGACCAGCGACCTCGCGAGCTTCCGCCACTTCGGTGCGTTGGCCGGGGCGGGCGTACTGCTGGCGTTCGTCGTGACCTTCACCCTGCTGCCCGCGCTCTTGTGCCTGCGCCTGCGCCGCGGCCCGCTGCGCGTCCGCCACCACCGCAGCCCGCTGGCCCGCGAGGTGCTCGCGGCGCTGTGCGAGACGGTGACGCGCCACCCCCGCTTCGTCGTCGTGGCCTCGCTCGTGGCCTTCGGCGTGCTCGGCTCCGGCATGGTCCGGCTGCGCTACGCGAGCGACTTCGGGTTCGGTGAGGACTCCTACGTGGTCCGCTCGCTGCGCGCGATCGAGGCCAACTTCCGCAAGCCGATGACGACCGACGTGGTCGTGACGCTGCCGCCCGGGGCCCACGTCTGGGAGCCACCGGCGCTCGCGCTGCTGGCTCGCATCGAGGCGATCTTCGCGGCGGAGCCCTCGACGGGCGCGGCCTGGAGCTTCCTCGACCTGCTCGAGGAGGCGCACCGGCTCGACCGCGGGGCACCGCCCGCCTCCTTCGCCGCGCTGGTGGAGGCGGCGCCGCGCCAGATGGCGCTGGTGGCCGCCTCGGAGCGCATGCGCTGGCTGTGGAACGAGAACGGGCGTGGCGGCAGGGAACGCGCGCACGTGTCGGTCGACCGTGCCTGGCTCGACGACGCCGCGCAGGGACCCTACGTGGCGCGCGTCGGCCGGGCGCTCGAAGCGCTGGCCCGCGAGCCGGCCGCCGCGGGTGCCGAGATCGAGCTCACCGGCGGCCTGCTGCTCGCCGACCGCTTCGTCGGCCAGCTGCGCGACACGCAGCGCACGAGCTTCGCAAGCGCCTTCCTGGTGGTGGCGGCCACGCTGCTCGTACTGCTCCGCAGCCCGCCGCGCCTGGTCGGCTGGGCGATTGCCGTCAACGTGGTGCCGGTGCTGGCGCTGCTCGGCCTGATGGGCTGGGCCGGCATCGGCGTCGACCCGGCCAACACGATGGTGGGCGCGATCCTGCTCGGCCTCGGCGTCGACGACACGATCCACGTCTCGCTGCGCGTGCGCGACGCGCGCCGCCGCGGCCGCTCGATGGCGGAGGCCGTCTCGGAGGTCTTCGACACCGTGGGCGAGGCCGTGCTCGCGACGAGCCTGTGCCTCGCGGTGGGCTTCTCGGTGCTGCTCTGCTCGCAGTGGGGCGGGCTCGTCTCGTTCGGGCTCGTCGCGAGCCTCGGCGTCGCGCTCCTGCTGGCCGGGGACGTGCTGCTGCTGCCGGCCGCGCTGCTGGGTGGGGCTGCCCGGGGGTGGCGCCCTTGA
- a CDS encoding sigma-54 dependent transcriptional regulator, with product MRSARILLAEDSEATRERLGGALRASGYAVVTACDGAEALDHFEREPVDLVLADHRMPRLDGLGLLRALRDRAAVPFVLYSAGAEPELASRAARLGATGCLAFPFRLEEQLLPTIAASLAGARRGHAPPPRGAARFLGVSPAAEQVRARIARLGPLRTTTLVLGETGVGKEVVARALHEESGRALLRSFAVTELAETLLEAELFGHERGAFTGAVATRAGLFEQAHGGTLLLDEIGDAPPALQAKLLRVLETGELRRVGGGAPRLTDVRVIAATHRDLAGAVQAGRFRRDLYYRLHQAVVHVPPLRERPEDVAVLVEAFLRELAAAMAMPEPEPSPAFLVALRAQPWPGNARQLRAALQAVLLWWDGRAPLGPGDLAEALRSLAPPAGGDGLLAERMLAAWRAAGGNQEAARRALGLSRAAWRHRWQRLGLEGRSRRGG from the coding sequence GTGAGGAGCGCGCGGATCCTGCTCGCCGAGGACTCCGAGGCGACCCGCGAACGGCTCGGGGGCGCCCTGCGCGCGTCGGGCTACGCCGTCGTCACCGCCTGCGACGGCGCCGAGGCGCTCGACCACTTCGAGCGGGAGCCCGTCGACCTGGTGCTCGCGGACCACCGCATGCCGCGCCTCGACGGGCTCGGCCTGCTGCGCGCGCTGCGCGACCGCGCCGCGGTGCCCTTCGTCCTCTACAGCGCGGGCGCCGAGCCCGAGCTGGCCTCGCGCGCCGCGCGGCTCGGCGCGACCGGCTGCCTGGCGTTCCCGTTCCGGCTCGAGGAGCAGCTCCTGCCGACGATCGCGGCAAGCCTGGCCGGAGCGCGCCGGGGCCACGCGCCTCCGCCGCGCGGGGCGGCGCGCTTCCTCGGCGTCTCGCCCGCCGCGGAGCAGGTACGCGCCCGCATCGCGCGCCTCGGGCCGCTGCGCACCACCACGCTGGTGCTCGGCGAGACGGGGGTCGGCAAGGAGGTGGTGGCGCGCGCGCTGCACGAGGAGAGCGGGCGGGCGCTGCTGCGCAGCTTCGCGGTGACCGAGCTCGCCGAGACCCTGCTCGAGGCGGAGCTCTTCGGTCACGAGCGCGGTGCCTTCACGGGCGCGGTCGCGACGCGCGCCGGGCTCTTCGAGCAGGCCCACGGCGGGACGCTGCTGCTCGACGAGATCGGTGACGCGCCGCCCGCGCTCCAGGCGAAGCTCCTGCGCGTGCTCGAGACCGGCGAGCTGCGCCGGGTGGGCGGCGGGGCCCCGCGGCTCACGGACGTGCGCGTGATCGCCGCCACCCACCGCGACCTGGCCGGTGCGGTGCAGGCAGGTCGCTTCCGGCGCGATCTCTACTACCGGCTGCACCAGGCGGTGGTGCACGTGCCCCCGCTGCGCGAGCGCCCCGAGGACGTGGCGGTGCTGGTCGAGGCCTTCCTGCGCGAGCTCGCCGCCGCGATGGCGATGCCGGAGCCGGAGCCCTCGCCCGCCTTCCTGGTGGCCTTGCGCGCCCAGCCGTGGCCGGGCAACGCGCGCCAGCTGCGTGCGGCGCTCCAGGCGGTGCTGCTCTGGTGGGACGGCCGCGCGCCGCTCGGGCCCGGCGACCTCGCCGAGGCGCTGCGCTCGCTCGCGCCGCCTGCCGGCGGCGACGGCCTGCTCGCGGAGCGGATGCTGGCGGCCTGGCGTGCGGCCGGCGGCAACCAGGAGGCCGCGCGCCGCGCGCTCGGCCTCTCGCGCGCGGCCTGGCGGCACCGCTGGCAGCGGCTCGGGCTCGAGGGCCGGAGCCGGCGCGGAGGCTGA